One window of Saprospiraceae bacterium genomic DNA carries:
- a CDS encoding N-acetylneuraminate synthase family protein: MKTQLIAEIAQAHDGSLGILHSFIDALAETGVQTIKFQIHNAEAESSEFEKFRIPFSYVDKTRKDYWKRMEFSFGQWQDIKRHVEENDMEFLATPFSIAAVEMLERLHVNRYKVGSGDVNNLLLLDRIAQTGKPILLSSGMSDWKELEHSVNFLKAFQSDLSVMQCTSLYPCPPEKTGLHLIPEMKQRFGVPVGYSDHSGTIYAGTCAVALGAELLEFHVCFDKRMFGPDAIASLTIEEVKQLVESIEFVENACGQTELKEPSDQFNEMRTLFGKSLATRKHLDAGHVILKSDLESKKPAGFGIPASEFQKLIGKKLVRGLHANQFINWSDVE, translated from the coding sequence ATGAAAACCCAACTCATTGCAGAAATTGCTCAAGCGCACGATGGTAGTTTGGGAATTTTACATTCATTTATTGATGCTCTTGCAGAAACAGGTGTTCAAACAATAAAATTTCAGATCCATAATGCTGAAGCGGAGAGTAGTGAATTTGAAAAATTTAGAATTCCTTTTTCATATGTTGATAAAACCCGTAAAGATTATTGGAAACGGATGGAATTTAGTTTCGGGCAATGGCAGGATATTAAAAGACATGTGGAAGAAAATGACATGGAATTTTTAGCTACACCCTTTTCAATTGCTGCAGTTGAAATGCTTGAAAGGCTCCATGTAAACCGGTATAAAGTTGGTTCAGGGGATGTTAATAATTTATTATTGCTTGATCGAATTGCACAAACCGGAAAACCAATTCTTCTTTCGAGTGGTATGAGTGATTGGAAGGAATTGGAGCATTCCGTAAATTTTTTAAAAGCATTTCAATCTGACCTTAGCGTAATGCAATGCACGAGTTTGTATCCATGTCCACCAGAAAAAACAGGTTTGCATTTGATACCTGAAATGAAACAACGTTTTGGAGTGCCAGTCGGTTATTCTGATCATTCCGGAACTATTTATGCTGGAACCTGCGCAGTCGCTTTGGGCGCAGAATTATTGGAATTTCACGTTTGTTTTGATAAACGCATGTTTGGTCCGGATGCAATTGCTTCATTAACTATTGAAGAAGTTAAGCAATTGGTGGAGTCAATTGAATTTGTTGAAAATGCTTGTGGACAAACGGAATTAAAAGAGCCTTCCGATCAATTCAATGAAATGCGAACCTTGTTTGGTAAGTCGCTTGCAACCAGAAAACACTTGGATGCCGGTCATGTGATATTAAAATCAGATTTGGAAAGCAAAAAACCTGCTGGATTTGGAATTCCAGCTTCTGAATTCCAAAAATTAATAGGTAAAAAATTAGTTCGTGGCTTGCATGCAAATCAATTTATAAACTGGTCCGATGTCGAGTAA
- a CDS encoding Gfo/Idh/MocA family oxidoreductase codes for MKRFALIGAGGYVAPRHMKAVKETGHTMIAAMDKNDSVGIMDSYFPEADFFTEFERFDRHLYKLKRKGEGMDYLSVCSPNYLHDAHIRFGLRMGADVICEKPLVLNPWNIDALKEMELETGQKVNTILQLRVHPKVIELRTKLLSEVFSKKHQVDLIYITSRGKWYHSSWKGDISKSGGIATNIGVHFYDLLSWLFGEVKQNIVHLITEDRVAGMIEYERAHVRYFLSINENALPDSIRASGKKTYRCLEINGSEFEFSEGFTDLHTLSYQEILNGHGFGLEESRASIQTVYEIRNKQAIGLVGDYHPLAK; via the coding sequence ATGAAACGATTTGCATTGATCGGTGCCGGTGGTTACGTTGCACCCAGACACATGAAGGCCGTCAAGGAAACTGGACACACAATGATTGCTGCTATGGATAAAAATGATTCCGTTGGAATCATGGACTCTTATTTTCCTGAAGCTGATTTTTTTACTGAATTCGAACGATTTGACCGACATCTCTATAAGTTGAAACGCAAAGGAGAAGGGATGGACTATTTGTCTGTATGTTCTCCAAATTATTTGCACGATGCGCACATTCGTTTTGGATTGCGCATGGGTGCAGATGTAATCTGTGAGAAACCATTGGTGTTAAATCCATGGAATATAGATGCTTTAAAGGAGATGGAATTGGAAACAGGTCAGAAAGTAAATACGATCTTGCAATTAAGAGTGCACCCAAAGGTAATTGAATTGAGAACGAAACTATTAAGCGAAGTTTTTAGTAAGAAGCACCAGGTAGATCTAATTTATATTACATCCCGTGGAAAGTGGTATCATTCGTCCTGGAAAGGAGATATCAGTAAATCTGGTGGAATTGCGACCAACATTGGAGTTCATTTTTATGATTTACTTTCCTGGCTATTTGGTGAAGTCAAACAGAATATAGTCCATCTAATAACGGAAGACCGGGTGGCTGGAATGATAGAATACGAGCGTGCACATGTTCGTTATTTTTTAAGTATCAATGAAAATGCCTTGCCAGATTCTATTCGTGCAAGCGGAAAGAAAACCTATCGTTGTTTAGAAATTAATGGTTCGGAATTTGAATTTAGTGAAGGATTTACTGATTTGCATACATTATCATATCAGGAAATTTTGAATGGTCACGGATTTGGTTTGGAGGAATCCAGAGCTTCTATTCAAACGGTTTATGAGATTCGAAATAAACAAGCCATTGGATTGGTTGGTGATTATCATCCATTAGCTAAATAA
- a CDS encoding N-acetyltransferase produces the protein MEGYYAHPTAVIDADCTIGDGTKIWHFSHIMSNCIIGKNCNLGQNVVISPGVELGQNVKVQNNVSIYTGVICEEDVFLGPSMVFTNVINPRSAVNRRDQYLKTRVKRGASIGANATIVCGNDIGEYAFIGAGAVVTKEVPDYALVIGNPARQTGWMSSYGHKLNFDNDGFAVCPESGERYKLEDRKVIKLS, from the coding sequence ATGGAGGGCTATTATGCGCACCCAACTGCAGTGATTGACGCAGATTGTACAATAGGTGATGGAACTAAGATCTGGCATTTTTCGCATATTATGTCCAATTGTATCATTGGAAAAAATTGCAACCTGGGTCAGAATGTAGTGATTTCGCCAGGTGTCGAATTGGGTCAAAATGTTAAAGTGCAAAACAATGTTTCAATATATACCGGTGTGATTTGTGAAGAGGATGTTTTTTTAGGACCTTCTATGGTTTTCACAAATGTGATTAATCCAAGGTCGGCTGTAAACCGGAGGGATCAATATTTAAAAACACGGGTTAAGCGCGGGGCATCTATTGGTGCAAATGCAACCATAGTATGTGGAAACGATATAGGTGAATATGCATTTATCGGAGCGGGCGCAGTAGTAACCAAAGAAGTACCCGATTATGCACTGGTGATTGGAAATCCTGCGAGACAAACGGGATGGATGAGTTCATATGGTCATAAATTAAATTTTGATAATGATGGATTTGCTGTTTGTCCGGAATCAGGAGAGCGCTATAAATTAGAAGACCGAAAAGTTATAAAATTATCATGA
- a CDS encoding DegT/DnrJ/EryC1/StrS family aminotransferase, producing MVDLGTQYAKIKPEIDASIQEVLNSSIFIGGPVVNAFRTNLENYLGVKHVIPCANGTDALQIALMALGLQPGDEVILPAFTYVATAEVIALLRLVPVMVDVNLNDFNINLDEIKKNIGPKTKAIVPVHLFGQSSQMEEIMAIAKEHNLYVVEDNAQAIGSDYFSQNGTTQKTGTIGHIGCTSFFPSKNLGCYGDGGAMFTNDDALAEQIRMIANHGQGSVRYYHDVVGVNSRLDAIQAAILNVKLKYLNSYANARIAVADYYDAAFKELPMVLTPYRAKHSSHVFHQYTLRITNGKRDALKAYLDSIQIPNAIYYPVPLYEQKAYKAFKGNVNQLEVTEVLCKEVLSLPMHTELNNEMLDYIINHVKTFLTS from the coding sequence ATGGTAGATTTAGGAACGCAGTATGCTAAGATCAAACCGGAAATAGATGCTTCCATTCAGGAAGTTTTAAATTCAAGTATATTTATTGGTGGACCGGTAGTAAATGCTTTTAGAACGAATTTAGAAAATTATTTAGGAGTAAAACATGTGATTCCTTGTGCAAATGGAACGGATGCTTTGCAAATTGCATTGATGGCACTCGGTCTGCAGCCTGGAGATGAAGTGATACTCCCGGCATTTACTTATGTGGCAACTGCAGAAGTTATTGCATTGTTGCGATTGGTTCCAGTCATGGTGGATGTGAATTTAAATGATTTTAACATCAACCTGGATGAAATCAAAAAAAATATAGGACCTAAAACCAAAGCCATTGTGCCAGTTCATTTGTTTGGTCAGTCCTCACAAATGGAAGAAATTATGGCCATCGCTAAGGAGCATAACTTGTATGTTGTTGAGGACAATGCACAAGCTATAGGTTCTGATTATTTTAGCCAAAACGGAACGACACAGAAAACAGGAACCATTGGACATATTGGTTGCACTTCTTTTTTTCCATCAAAAAATCTTGGATGTTATGGTGATGGGGGTGCGATGTTTACCAATGATGACGCATTGGCAGAACAAATTCGGATGATAGCCAATCATGGCCAGGGTTCTGTTCGGTATTATCATGATGTCGTAGGTGTGAATTCAAGATTAGATGCCATTCAGGCAGCCATCCTCAATGTAAAATTAAAATATTTGAATTCCTATGCAAATGCCCGAATTGCTGTTGCAGATTATTATGATGCTGCATTTAAAGAACTTCCGATGGTACTAACACCATATCGAGCAAAGCATTCAAGTCACGTATTTCATCAGTATACGTTGCGAATCACCAATGGAAAGCGGGATGCATTAAAAGCGTATTTGGATTCAATTCAAATTCCCAATGCAATTTATTATCCCGTACCACTGTATGAACAAAAGGCATATAAAGCCTTTAAAGGAAATGTAAACCAATTAGAAGTCACAGAAGTATTATGCAAAGAAGTCCTCTCGTTACCCATGCATACTGAATTGAATAACGAAATGCTTGATTATATAATTAATCACGTCAAAACATTTTTAACTTCTTAA
- a CDS encoding UDP-glucose/GDP-mannose dehydrogenase family protein has translation MNISIIGTGYVGLVTGTCFSETGNQVICVDINAKKVEDLKNGKIPIFEPGLETLFERNAEEGRLKFTTSLQEAVQHAEILFLALPTPQGEDGAADLSYVLQASSDIAKLITKYTVLVNKSTVPVGTAEQVIELLSTQLDRKLFDVVSNPEFLREGVAVEDFMKPDRVVIGSSSAKARDKMTELYEPFVRQGNPIYHMDLRSAELTKYAANAYLATRISFMNEIANLCEQTGANVDMVRMGMGSDNRIGKRFLFPGVGYGGSCFPKDVTALHQTAEQHQYAFRILKAVMDVNKSQKKILSNKIINHFENHLKGRKIAFWGLAFKPNTDDIREAPALEIISDLLAAGASISVYDPEATHHVKQVFGEQIHYAKDMYEAIQDADALALVTEWNVFRSPDFDKMKNGMKLPVIFDGRNVFEHSKMAELGFNYYSIGRH, from the coding sequence ATGAATATCAGCATAATTGGTACAGGCTATGTAGGATTGGTTACAGGTACTTGTTTTTCGGAAACAGGAAATCAAGTGATTTGTGTAGATATAAATGCCAAAAAAGTTGAAGACTTAAAAAATGGAAAAATTCCAATTTTTGAACCCGGTCTGGAAACTTTATTTGAGCGAAATGCGGAAGAGGGTCGATTGAAATTTACCACAAGTCTCCAGGAAGCTGTACAACATGCAGAGATCCTTTTTTTGGCGCTCCCCACTCCTCAGGGAGAAGATGGAGCTGCAGATTTAAGTTATGTGTTGCAAGCGAGTTCGGACATCGCAAAACTTATCACAAAATATACAGTACTTGTTAATAAAAGTACCGTTCCGGTTGGGACAGCAGAACAAGTGATCGAATTATTGTCAACTCAATTGGATCGAAAGCTCTTTGATGTCGTTTCAAACCCTGAATTTTTAAGGGAGGGAGTCGCTGTAGAAGATTTTATGAAACCGGATCGAGTTGTAATTGGTAGCAGTTCAGCCAAAGCCAGAGATAAGATGACGGAATTGTATGAACCGTTTGTCCGACAAGGAAATCCTATTTATCACATGGATTTACGAAGTGCAGAATTGACCAAATATGCTGCCAATGCCTATTTAGCAACGCGTATCAGTTTTATGAATGAAATTGCCAATCTATGCGAACAAACCGGTGCTAATGTCGATATGGTGCGCATGGGCATGGGCAGTGACAATCGAATTGGGAAACGATTTTTATTTCCGGGAGTTGGATATGGTGGATCTTGTTTTCCAAAAGATGTGACGGCATTGCATCAAACAGCTGAACAACATCAATATGCATTCAGGATTTTAAAAGCTGTCATGGATGTAAATAAATCACAAAAGAAAATTCTTAGCAATAAAATAATAAATCATTTTGAAAATCATTTGAAAGGCAGAAAAATTGCCTTCTGGGGATTGGCATTTAAACCCAATACCGATGACATTCGGGAAGCCCCTGCATTAGAAATTATAAGTGATTTGTTAGCAGCCGGTGCTAGTATCAGCGTATACGATCCGGAAGCGACCCATCATGTAAAACAAGTGTTTGGAGAGCAAATACATTATGCAAAAGATATGTATGAAGCCATTCAGGATGCGGATGCATTGGCTTTGGTTACTGAATGGAATGTTTTTAGATCACCGGATTTTGATAAAATGAAAAATGGGATGAAATTGCCTGTCATTTTTGATGGCCGAAATGTTTTTGAACACAGTAAAATGGCGGAGTTGGGTTTTAATTATTATAGTATTGGAAGACATTAA
- a CDS encoding nucleotide sugar dehydrogenase encodes MYQELLNKEKKLAVIGLGYVGLPLALSFAKKFKVIGFDINEERIEMMKKHMDPSRELSTDAFKDADIEFTHSLDILRQAHFYIVAVPTPVDEHKVPDLKPILGASKTIGKVLKEGDYVIYESTVYPGCTEEDCLPFLEEGSNLVCGTNFKIGYSPERINPGDKTRTLESILKIVSGNDAEALDEIAKVYGAIIHAGIYKASSIKVAEAAKVIENSQRDLNISFMNELAMIFDRMGIDTHEVLEAAGTKWNFLKFSPGLVGGHCIGVDPYYLLHKSKQLGYDPEVILSGRRINDRMPAFIAKKLVQLLIGKGKNPSNCKVLISGITFKENVSDIRNSKVADLYDELRGYSVQVDVNDPYADPNEVKHEYGIEIKKTPDTDYDAVVVAVAHQDYKNLDMSFFKNLMKPDPVLVDLKGLYPNPGNGMTYWRL; translated from the coding sequence ATGTATCAGGAATTATTAAATAAAGAAAAAAAATTAGCAGTTATAGGACTTGGATATGTAGGGTTACCTCTGGCATTGAGCTTTGCAAAGAAATTTAAGGTAATTGGATTTGATATCAATGAGGAGCGGATCGAAATGATGAAGAAACACATGGATCCTTCCAGGGAGTTAAGTACCGATGCATTTAAAGATGCAGATATTGAATTTACGCATTCATTGGATATTCTCCGTCAAGCTCATTTTTATATTGTTGCCGTACCCACCCCAGTTGATGAACACAAAGTACCGGATCTAAAACCGATACTTGGAGCATCTAAAACGATTGGTAAGGTTTTAAAAGAAGGGGATTATGTTATCTATGAATCTACCGTATATCCTGGATGTACAGAAGAAGATTGTTTACCTTTTTTAGAAGAAGGTTCCAATTTGGTGTGCGGAACAAATTTTAAAATAGGATATTCTCCGGAGCGCATTAATCCGGGTGATAAAACCCGAACACTGGAATCCATTTTAAAAATTGTATCAGGGAATGATGCTGAAGCATTGGATGAAATTGCTAAAGTCTACGGTGCGATTATTCATGCAGGAATTTATAAAGCATCAAGCATTAAAGTTGCAGAAGCTGCAAAAGTTATTGAAAACAGTCAGCGCGACTTAAACATTTCATTTATGAATGAGCTGGCTATGATTTTTGACCGGATGGGGATTGATACACACGAAGTACTTGAAGCAGCTGGAACCAAATGGAATTTTCTGAAATTTTCTCCTGGATTGGTTGGGGGTCATTGTATTGGAGTGGATCCATATTATCTTTTACATAAATCAAAACAACTGGGTTATGATCCGGAAGTTATTTTAAGTGGACGTAGAATCAATGACCGGATGCCGGCATTTATTGCAAAAAAATTGGTTCAACTTTTAATAGGAAAGGGTAAAAATCCAAGCAATTGCAAAGTACTGATCAGTGGCATTACATTTAAAGAAAATGTATCAGACATTCGGAATTCAAAAGTAGCCGATTTGTATGATGAATTGCGCGGATACTCTGTACAGGTAGATGTAAATGATCCCTATGCTGATCCAAACGAAGTGAAACATGAGTATGGCATAGAAATTAAGAAAACGCCTGATACAGATTATGATGCGGTTGTAGTAGCAGTTGCTCATCAGGATTACAAAAATCTTGATATGAGTTTTTTTAAAAATCTGATGAAACCGGATCCAGTTTTAGTTGACTTGAAAGGGCTCTACCCAAACCCTGGAAATGGGATGACCTATTGGAGATTATAA
- a CDS encoding ArsR family transcriptional regulator: MIEVLISSKTRIKLLLKFFLNSRNTTYLRSLESEFGESSNGIRLELNRLEKAGLLSSETKGNRKYFKANTGHPLFDEIHNILLKHLGIDQITEKVIERLGAVEEVYLTGDFSKGKDSEIIDLIIIGRPDKEYLVQLVDKVEQLIHRKIRFLLFENRSDKAMLKILKDEEPLLLWSAKV; the protein is encoded by the coding sequence ATGATAGAGGTTTTAATTTCTTCGAAAACCAGAATTAAGCTATTATTGAAGTTTTTTCTCAATAGCAGAAATACCACGTATTTACGAAGTCTGGAATCTGAATTTGGAGAATCCAGCAATGGCATCCGACTGGAATTAAATCGGCTTGAAAAAGCAGGCTTGTTATCCAGTGAAACCAAAGGAAATCGAAAGTACTTTAAAGCAAATACGGGTCATCCTTTATTTGATGAAATTCACAATATCTTATTGAAACATTTAGGTATTGATCAGATTACTGAAAAAGTTATTGAGCGGCTTGGGGCAGTTGAAGAAGTATACCTTACCGGTGATTTTAGTAAAGGCAAAGACAGTGAGATCATCGATTTAATCATTATAGGCCGTCCAGATAAAGAATATTTAGTTCAATTAGTAGACAAAGTTGAACAATTGATTCATCGCAAAATTCGTTTTTTGCTTTTTGAAAATAGAAGTGATAAAGCCATGCTCAAAATTTTAAAAGATGAAGAGCCTTTATTGTTGTGGTCAGCAAAAGTTTAG
- a CDS encoding SET domain-containing protein-lysine N-methyltransferase — protein MSEKKLELLKELQFQTYVRILPSTIHGIGVFAIKPIPKGCRDFFSKEEGEWTELSFEEVADLPESSRYLIETYCLFNESHYYVPTKGFKAMDLSLFLNHSTEPNIKSVDDGLEFEALRAIEVGEELLIDYGTIVSSDE, from the coding sequence ATGTCAGAAAAGAAACTGGAATTATTAAAAGAATTGCAATTTCAAACCTATGTTCGCATTTTACCATCTACAATACATGGCATCGGTGTCTTTGCAATCAAACCCATTCCAAAGGGTTGCAGGGATTTCTTTTCAAAAGAGGAAGGGGAATGGACTGAATTGAGCTTTGAAGAAGTTGCAGACTTGCCAGAGTCGTCCCGATACTTAATTGAAACCTATTGTCTCTTTAATGAAAGTCATTATTATGTGCCAACCAAAGGATTTAAAGCTATGGACTTAAGTCTATTTTTAAATCACAGCACAGAACCCAATATTAAATCGGTTGATGACGGACTTGAATTTGAAGCGCTTCGAGCCATTGAAGTTGGGGAAGAACTATTGATTGACTATGGCACCATTGTATCTTCTGATGAATAA
- a CDS encoding nuclear transport factor 2 family protein, with translation MKTSTCLTYLFSGMLLFNACTGSSNLSRDEANIRKAYAAIMQKDFTAFAALCSADYTELALGPEPIKGIEASIAQYKVFLDAFPDTKFEIQSIVPAGPNRYFLQIHLTGTNTGNFMNFPATNKKIDVQDMDIITLNAEGKCNSHWSANPNASLSQIGYGFLNNPNTMLVTAAYEAFGKGDIPGLLALCNEDITFEIHDRTFDSKIRTFKGKEEVSKFFTELNSKIKYSKFQPSRFLADGDDVFIKVDVNYTNASNKKNYSDSYAHQFKATNGKLSYFKGMDGMAMELQ, from the coding sequence ATGAAAACCAGTACTTGTTTAACCTACCTCTTTTCCGGAATGCTCCTGTTTAATGCTTGCACAGGCTCATCCAATCTTTCCAGAGATGAAGCCAATATCCGAAAAGCATATGCTGCTATCATGCAAAAAGATTTTACTGCATTTGCTGCATTGTGTAGCGCAGACTACACTGAACTAGCTTTGGGCCCAGAGCCTATAAAAGGAATTGAAGCAAGCATCGCCCAATACAAAGTATTTCTAGATGCATTTCCAGATACCAAGTTTGAAATTCAATCGATAGTTCCGGCTGGACCCAATCGCTATTTTTTACAAATTCATTTAACGGGTACAAATACAGGAAATTTTATGAATTTTCCAGCTACCAATAAAAAAATTGACGTTCAGGACATGGATATCATCACATTAAATGCAGAAGGAAAATGCAATTCACATTGGAGTGCAAATCCGAATGCATCCCTGAGTCAAATTGGATATGGCTTTTTAAACAATCCAAATACCATGCTGGTAACTGCAGCTTATGAAGCATTTGGTAAGGGAGATATTCCAGGTTTATTAGCACTTTGCAATGAAGATATAACTTTTGAAATTCACGATCGCACATTTGATTCTAAAATCAGAACATTTAAAGGCAAAGAAGAAGTAAGTAAATTTTTTACAGAATTAAATAGCAAAATAAAGTATAGTAAATTTCAACCCAGCCGGTTCTTAGCAGATGGTGATGATGTTTTTATAAAAGTAGATGTAAACTATACCAATGCTTCTAATAAGAAAAATTACAGCGACAGCTATGCACACCAATTCAAGGCGACCAATGGTAAATTAAGCTATTTCAAAGGAATGGATGGGATGGCAATGGAATTACAATGA
- a CDS encoding ester cyclase — MKIKFVYVLLVLILSAKSMHAQEKKAGKIVSDYFALLDAGNLDAVGNLLTDDFQAIAPFSPKPFVKTAWKAVGQTLKAAYPDMKHANTYWFADDNWVAVRGEFTGTNKGAMFGQAATNNKVRVPITVLFELNGKGYIKSLTTQFDQKLLEEQLMSGNANPKMNAEKTVRELFAMMDAGNSNQFSNYCSADFKIMNPFVTEPSPIQAFQGILVTQKTAFPDMKHEITELITDGKYVTTKGIFKGTNTGSMMGNPPTGNKVNLPFLVLDELDAMGKIKNRFVQFDGKSFDAQIMAGINPNTAKEKIILELMKAADAGDVAKFESFWDRQGKSYFGNQENNLEETKQRILAFKTGIPDVHRVVDEILVSGNQLVVHGTLTGTHTGKFMGKPATNNPIKIGWLAVYKLNESNKIESGRVEFDSAAFNEQLQKQKIKSKK; from the coding sequence ATGAAAATAAAATTTGTCTACGTGTTGTTAGTACTTATTCTAAGTGCTAAGAGCATGCATGCTCAGGAAAAGAAAGCTGGTAAAATTGTGAGTGACTATTTTGCCTTACTTGATGCGGGAAATTTGGATGCCGTTGGAAACTTACTTACAGATGACTTCCAGGCTATTGCACCCTTTTCGCCCAAACCTTTTGTAAAAACTGCTTGGAAAGCTGTTGGTCAAACGTTAAAAGCAGCTTATCCTGATATGAAACACGCAAACACGTATTGGTTTGCTGATGATAACTGGGTAGCGGTACGCGGTGAATTTACTGGAACAAACAAAGGTGCCATGTTTGGACAAGCTGCAACCAACAACAAAGTGCGTGTACCGATCACCGTCCTTTTTGAATTGAATGGCAAGGGGTATATTAAATCTCTTACTACTCAATTTGATCAAAAATTGCTTGAAGAACAGTTGATGTCAGGAAATGCCAATCCTAAAATGAACGCAGAAAAAACAGTGCGGGAATTGTTTGCAATGATGGATGCAGGAAACTCAAATCAATTCTCAAATTACTGTAGCGCTGACTTTAAAATCATGAATCCTTTTGTAACGGAACCTTCTCCTATACAAGCTTTTCAAGGCATCTTGGTAACACAAAAAACTGCATTCCCTGATATGAAACATGAAATTACTGAACTGATAACGGATGGCAAATATGTAACCACCAAAGGAATTTTTAAAGGGACCAATACCGGCAGTATGATGGGAAACCCTCCAACTGGAAATAAAGTAAATCTCCCATTTTTGGTTTTGGATGAACTAGATGCTATGGGTAAAATTAAAAACCGTTTTGTTCAATTTGACGGCAAATCATTTGATGCCCAGATTATGGCAGGCATCAATCCAAATACTGCAAAAGAAAAAATCATTCTGGAATTAATGAAAGCTGCTGATGCGGGAGATGTAGCAAAATTTGAAAGTTTCTGGGATCGACAAGGAAAAAGTTACTTTGGCAATCAAGAAAACAATCTTGAAGAAACCAAACAACGAATTCTCGCATTTAAAACCGGAATTCCAGATGTACATCGAGTCGTTGATGAAATTTTGGTTTCTGGAAATCAGCTCGTCGTACATGGTACATTAACAGGAACCCATACTGGTAAATTTATGGGAAAACCTGCAACGAACAACCCTATAAAAATAGGATGGTTGGCTGTCTATAAATTAAATGAATCCAATAAAATTGAATCCGGCAGAGTAGAATTTGATTCAGCCGCATTTAACGAGCAATTGCAAAAGCAAAAAATAAAATCTAAAAAATAA
- a CDS encoding O-antigen ligase family protein, translating to MLLFAIGISWSPALLSIAVMILSILILFQYDESKSRIGWNRNFLHNLDKLFQVPYLVCYLLFFGTCILSGLWSESLKDWYWFSRMLLPFLLLPFAFYFHGNLNRAQWYLILYVFVLSIFSFSISICIDYFRHFEAYNLDLLKGKPIINKISHIRFSMLIAINAILCFHLYVKSEGYRYRFEKYLALALFIYFFIFIHLISVKTGIAGMYLALCYYLVAEFKKQKIWHTLIPALGMILLIVLAFIFIPSLQNKFYYSIWQLGEWSRGKWILYSDLERLVSWQMGWELIKHDPFFGSGIGDLYQATKNTYLECYGFEQGKLPHNQFIFSWAFTGVFGLISLLGIIFYSVFQKSWRKNDLIMSIQVVLIFSFLFEYTLGTQMGCGMFVFISLASWAWMQFEGNSKIKTK from the coding sequence ATGTTATTATTTGCCATTGGAATCAGTTGGTCGCCGGCTTTGCTTTCAATTGCTGTGATGATTTTAAGTATTTTGATATTATTTCAGTACGATGAAAGCAAATCCAGAATTGGTTGGAATCGTAACTTCCTCCATAATTTAGATAAGTTATTTCAAGTTCCTTACTTAGTCTGTTACCTGCTCTTTTTTGGAACTTGCATCCTGTCCGGACTCTGGTCGGAATCTTTAAAAGATTGGTATTGGTTTTCCAGAATGCTCTTGCCTTTTTTATTATTACCGTTTGCATTTTATTTTCATGGGAATTTAAACAGGGCGCAGTGGTATTTAATTCTTTATGTATTTGTACTTTCCATATTTTCTTTCTCGATTTCTATTTGCATTGATTACTTTAGGCATTTTGAGGCCTATAATCTTGATTTATTAAAAGGCAAACCCATTATAAACAAGATCTCCCACATTCGATTTAGCATGTTGATTGCCATCAATGCCATCTTGTGTTTTCATCTGTATGTAAAATCTGAAGGGTATCGCTATCGATTTGAAAAATATCTTGCACTGGCTTTGTTTATATATTTTTTCATCTTCATTCATTTAATATCAGTCAAAACAGGAATTGCCGGCATGTATCTGGCGCTTTGCTATTATTTAGTTGCGGAATTTAAAAAACAAAAAATTTGGCATACTCTCATACCAGCTTTAGGAATGATCTTGTTGATCGTATTGGCATTTATTTTTATTCCGAGTTTGCAGAATAAATTTTATTACAGCATTTGGCAATTGGGAGAATGGTCTCGAGGAAAATGGATTTTATATTCTGATTTAGAACGACTGGTCTCCTGGCAAATGGGCTGGGAACTGATTAAACACGATCCGTTTTTTGGAAGCGGAATCGGAGATCTATACCAGGCAACTAAAAATACCTATTTAGAATGCTATGGATTTGAACAAGGAAAACTTCCCCACAATCAATTTATATTTAGTTGGGCGTTTACCGGAGTTTTTGGATTGATTTCTTTGCTCGGTATCATTTTCTACAGTGTGTTTCAAAAATCATGGCGTAAAAACGATTTGATCATGAGCATCCAGGTCGTTTTAATATTCTCCTTTTTGTTTGAATACACTTTGGGTACTCAAATGGGATGTGGCATGTTTGTATTTATAAGTCTTGCCTCCTGGGCCTGGATGCAATTTGAGGGGAATTCAAAAATAAAAACAAAGTAA